A stretch of the Panulirus ornatus isolate Po-2019 chromosome 10, ASM3632096v1, whole genome shotgun sequence genome encodes the following:
- the LOC139751026 gene encoding uncharacterized protein isoform X1, with protein sequence MNIQYLSVLLAATLTVASVAQGEKLSGGHSHGGGRGGGGGGGGGGGAGNRPGHGSGTPSQSYGLPQQGSSSGSFRKGGRGSGSAVGGSTSSYSSNSFSSGGGGGGGGSGSGASSSSSSFSSSSLSPPSQSYGLPQSPSSSPSQTYSSPSGSQTASQTHRRTQTGQTQTVSQTYATPQQTQTPSQTYGAPQSSRANQVPSQTYGTPQQPSQGYGQPQQQQPSQSYGTPRQQTPSQTYGAPQQQLQVPSQTYGTPQRPSQNNRTPQRPSQTYGTPQQQPQTPSQTYGTPQGPSQANRTPQRPSQTYGTPQRPSQNNRTPQRPSQTYGTPQQQPQTPSQTYGTPQQQPQTPSQTYGTPQRPSQNNRTPQRPSQTYGTPQRPSQNNRTPKRPSQTYGTPQRPSQTNARPKNPSQSYRAPQQQLQAPSQTYGTPQEPSQTYGTPQEPSQTYGAPQQQLQAPSQTYGTPQQPSQTYGTPQKPSQGYGTPQRNQNTGGRRQQNQNSGGYGKQQNTGGSSGYGGQQNNGGGGYGGQNTGGQRNNGGNHGGRQNNGGGGYGGQQNNGGGYGGQQNNGGGRYGEQQNNGGGGYGGQQNNGGGGYGGQQNNGGGVYGNQQTNGGVYADQGNMKGMPYGFDYTVKDDYSGADFSQTESSDGNVVTGEYRVQLPDGRLQIVTYTADHEKGFIADVRYEGEAQYPQGNTNGGGYSNGGGNAGGYGGQQSGGGGSGYGGQQSGGGGSGYGGQQSGAGGSGYGGQQSGGGGSGYGGQQSGGGGSGYGGQQSGGGGSGYGGQQSGGGGSGYGGQQSGGGGSGYGGQQSGGGGGSGYGGQQSGGGGSGYGGQQTGGGGGSGYGGQQSGGGGGSGYGGQQSGGGGGSGYGGQQSGGGGGSGYGGQQSGGGGGSGYGGQQSGGGGGSGYGGQQSGGGGSGYGGGGSSRQKPSQTYGTPRQQSQSSGYGRK encoded by the exons ATGAATATCCAG TACCTCTCCGTTCTCCTGGCGGCGACGCTGACGGTGGCGTCCGTCGCGCAGGGGGAGAAGCTTTCCGGCGGTCACAGCCACGGAGGAGGgcgcggcggaggaggaggaggaggaggaggaggcggcgcaGGCAACAGACCTGGACACGGTTCAGGGACGCCTTCACAGAGCTACGGACTCCCACAGCAGGGCTCTTCCTCTGGGTCCTTCAGGAAGGGGGGCCGTGGGTCAGGCTCGGCGGTGGGAGGATCAACCAGTTCCTACAGCTCCAACTCCTtcagtagtggaggaggaggaggaggaggagggagtgggagtggtGCGAGCagtagctcctcctccttctcctcctcctctctcagccCCCCTAGTCAGTCATATGGCTTGCCTCAGTCCCCCTCCTCATCGCCGAGCCAGACCTACAGCAGCCCCTCTGGGTCCCAGACCGCTAGTcagacacacagacgaacacagaCAGGCCAGACACAGACCGTAAGTCAGACCTACGCTACTCCTCAACAGACACAGACTCCATCCCAAACATATGGCGCCCCCCAGTCCTCCAGAGCCAACCAG GTCCCGTCCCAGACTTACGGAACTCCCCAGCAACCGTCGCAAGGTTACggacagccacagcagcagcagccttcccAGAGTTACGGAACACCGCGACAGCAGACGCCTTCCCAGACCTACGGAGCTCCGCAGCAACAGCTACAAGTGCCTTCCCAGACCTACGGAACACCACAGAGACCTTCTCAGAACAACAGAACACCACAGAGGCCTTCCCAGACCTATGGAAcaccacagcaacaaccacaaacGCCTTCCCAGACCTACGGAACACCACAGGGGCCTTCCCAGGCCAATAGAACACCACAGAGGCCTTCCCAGACCTACGGAACACCACAGAGACCTTCTCAGAACAACAGAACACCACAGAGGCCTTCACAGACCTACGGAAcaccacagcaacaaccacaaacGCCTTCCCAGACCTACGGAAcaccacagcaacaaccacaaacGCCTTCCCAGACCTACGGAACACCACAGAGGCCTTCTCAGAATAACAGAACACCACAGAGGCCTTCACAGACCTACGGAACACCACAGAGGCCTTCTCAGAACAACAGAACACCAAAAAGGCCTTCCCAGACCTACGGAACACCACAGAGGCCCTCACAGACAAATGCACGACCAAAGAATCCTTCGCAGTCTTACAGAGCGCCACAGCAACAACTTCAAGCGCCTTCACAGACCTACGGAACACCACAGGAGCCTTCTCAGACCTACGGAACTCCTCAGGAGCCTTCACAGACCTACGGAGCACCACAGCAACAACTTCAAGCACCATCCCAGACCTACGGAACACCACAGCAGCCTTCACAGACTTACGGTACTCCACAGAAACCATCGCAGGGGTACGGAACCCCACAGCGCAATCAAAACACTGGCGGGAGACGACAACAGAATCAAAACAGTGGAGGTTACGGAAAGCAACAGAACACAGGTGGCAGCAGCGGCTATGGAGGACAACAGAACAACGGCGGTGGTGGCTACGGAGGACAAAACACCGGTGGACAACGGAACAACGGCGGCAACCACGGAGGCCGACAGAACAACGGCGGTGGTGGCTACGGAGGCCAACAAAATAACGGAGGTGGCTATGGAGGCCAGCAAAACAACGGCGGTGGTAGATATGGAGAGCAACAGAACAACGGAGGTGGCGGTTACGGCGGCCAACAGAACAACGGCGGTGGGGGCTACGGCGGCCAACAGAACAACGGCGGTGGTGTCTACGGAAACCAACAGACTAACGGCGGAGTCTACGCAGACCAGGGCAACATGAAG GGGATGCCATACGGTTTCGACTACACGGTGAAGGACGACTATTCCGGGGCGGACTTCTCACAGACGGAGTCTTCTGACGGCAACGTAGTGACCGGGGAATACCGAGTCCAGCTACCGGACGGACGCCTCCAGATCGTCACCTACACCGCCGACCACGAGAAGGGCTTCATCGCCGACGTCAG ATACGAGGGAGAAGCACAGTACCCACAGGGAAATACCAACGGCGGAGGTTACTCTAACGGAGGCGGTAACGCAGGCGGCTACGGAGGTCAACAgtctggaggtggtggtagtggctacgGAGGTCAACAGTCTGGAGGCGGTGGTAGTGGCTACGGAGGTCAACAGTCTGGAGCCGGTGGTAGCGGCTACGGAGGTCAACAGTCTGGAGGCGGAGGTAGTGGCTACGGAGGTCAACAGTCTGGAGGCGGTGGTAGCGGCTACGGAGGTCAACAGTccggaggtggtggtagtggctacgGAGGTCAACAGTCTGGAGGCGGTGGTAGTGGCTACGGAGGTCAACAGTCTGGAGGCGGTGGTAGTGGCTACGGAGGTCAACAGTCcggaggcggtggtggtagtggctacgGAGGTCAACAGTCCGGAGGCGGTGGTAGCGGCTACGGAGGTCAACAAacaggaggcggtggtggtagtggctacgGAGGCCAACAGTCCGGAGGCGGAGGTGGTAGTGGCTACGGAGGTCAACAGTCcggaggcggtggtggtagtggctacgGAGGTCAACAGTCcggaggcggtggtggtagtggctacgGAGGTCAACAgtctggaggcggtggtggtagtggctacgGAGGTCAACAGTCcggaggcggtggtggtagtggctacgGAGGTCAACAGTCCGGAGGTGGTGGTAGCGGCTACGGCGGTGGTGGAAGCAGCAGACAGAAGCCCTCACAGACGTACGGAACACCCCGGCAACAGAGCCAGAGCTCTGGGTATGGCAGGAAGTAA
- the LOC139751026 gene encoding uncharacterized protein isoform X2 gives MNIQYLSVLLAATLTVASVAQGEKLSGGHSHGGGRGGGGGGGGGGGAGNRPGHGSGTPSQSYGLPQQGSSSGSFRKGGRGSGSAVGGSTSSYSSNSFSSGGGGGGGGSGSGASSSSSSFSSSSLSPPSQSYGLPQSPSSSPSQTYSSPSGSQTASQTHRRTQTGQTQTVSQTYATPQQTQTPSQTYGAPQSSRANQVPSQTYGTPQQPSQGYGQPQQQQPSQSYGTPRQQTPSQTYGAPQQQLQVPSQTYGTPQRPSQNNRTPQRPSQTYGTPQQQPQTPSQTYGTPQGPSQANRTPQRPSQTYGTPQRPSQNNRTPQRPSQTYGTPQQQPQTPSQTYGTPQQQPQTPSQTYGTPQRPSQNNRTPQRPSQTYGTPQRPSQNNRTPKRPSQTYGTPQRPSQTNARPKNPSQSYRAPQQQLQAPSQTYGTPQEPSQTYGTPQEPSQTYGAPQQQLQAPSQTYGTPQQPSQTYGTPQKPSQGYGTPQRNQNTGGRRQQNQNSGGYGKQQNTGGSSGYGGQQNNGGGGYGGQNTGGQRNNGGNHGGRQNNGGGGYGGQQNNGGGYGGQQNNGGGRYGEQQNNGGGGYGGQQNNGGGGYGGQQNNGGGVYGNQQTNGGVYADQGNMKGMPYGFDYTVKDDYSGADFSQTESSDGNVVTGEYRVQLPDGRLQIVTYTADHEKGFIADVRYEGEAQYPQGNTNGGGYSNGGGNAGGYGGQQSGGGGSGYGGQQSGGGGSGYGGQQSGAGGSGYGGQQSGGGGSGYGGQQSGGGGSGYGGQQSGGGGSGYGGQQSGGGGSGYGGQQSGGGGSGYGGQQSGGGGGSGYGGQQSGGGGSGYGGQQTGGGGSGYGGQQSGGGGGSGYGGQQSGGGGGSGYGGQQSGGGGGSGYGGQQSGGGGGSGYGGQQSGGGGSGYGGGGSSRQKPSQTYGTPRQQSQSSGYGRK, from the exons ATGAATATCCAG TACCTCTCCGTTCTCCTGGCGGCGACGCTGACGGTGGCGTCCGTCGCGCAGGGGGAGAAGCTTTCCGGCGGTCACAGCCACGGAGGAGGgcgcggcggaggaggaggaggaggaggaggaggcggcgcaGGCAACAGACCTGGACACGGTTCAGGGACGCCTTCACAGAGCTACGGACTCCCACAGCAGGGCTCTTCCTCTGGGTCCTTCAGGAAGGGGGGCCGTGGGTCAGGCTCGGCGGTGGGAGGATCAACCAGTTCCTACAGCTCCAACTCCTtcagtagtggaggaggaggaggaggaggagggagtgggagtggtGCGAGCagtagctcctcctccttctcctcctcctctctcagccCCCCTAGTCAGTCATATGGCTTGCCTCAGTCCCCCTCCTCATCGCCGAGCCAGACCTACAGCAGCCCCTCTGGGTCCCAGACCGCTAGTcagacacacagacgaacacagaCAGGCCAGACACAGACCGTAAGTCAGACCTACGCTACTCCTCAACAGACACAGACTCCATCCCAAACATATGGCGCCCCCCAGTCCTCCAGAGCCAACCAG GTCCCGTCCCAGACTTACGGAACTCCCCAGCAACCGTCGCAAGGTTACggacagccacagcagcagcagccttcccAGAGTTACGGAACACCGCGACAGCAGACGCCTTCCCAGACCTACGGAGCTCCGCAGCAACAGCTACAAGTGCCTTCCCAGACCTACGGAACACCACAGAGACCTTCTCAGAACAACAGAACACCACAGAGGCCTTCCCAGACCTATGGAAcaccacagcaacaaccacaaacGCCTTCCCAGACCTACGGAACACCACAGGGGCCTTCCCAGGCCAATAGAACACCACAGAGGCCTTCCCAGACCTACGGAACACCACAGAGACCTTCTCAGAACAACAGAACACCACAGAGGCCTTCACAGACCTACGGAAcaccacagcaacaaccacaaacGCCTTCCCAGACCTACGGAAcaccacagcaacaaccacaaacGCCTTCCCAGACCTACGGAACACCACAGAGGCCTTCTCAGAATAACAGAACACCACAGAGGCCTTCACAGACCTACGGAACACCACAGAGGCCTTCTCAGAACAACAGAACACCAAAAAGGCCTTCCCAGACCTACGGAACACCACAGAGGCCCTCACAGACAAATGCACGACCAAAGAATCCTTCGCAGTCTTACAGAGCGCCACAGCAACAACTTCAAGCGCCTTCACAGACCTACGGAACACCACAGGAGCCTTCTCAGACCTACGGAACTCCTCAGGAGCCTTCACAGACCTACGGAGCACCACAGCAACAACTTCAAGCACCATCCCAGACCTACGGAACACCACAGCAGCCTTCACAGACTTACGGTACTCCACAGAAACCATCGCAGGGGTACGGAACCCCACAGCGCAATCAAAACACTGGCGGGAGACGACAACAGAATCAAAACAGTGGAGGTTACGGAAAGCAACAGAACACAGGTGGCAGCAGCGGCTATGGAGGACAACAGAACAACGGCGGTGGTGGCTACGGAGGACAAAACACCGGTGGACAACGGAACAACGGCGGCAACCACGGAGGCCGACAGAACAACGGCGGTGGTGGCTACGGAGGCCAACAAAATAACGGAGGTGGCTATGGAGGCCAGCAAAACAACGGCGGTGGTAGATATGGAGAGCAACAGAACAACGGAGGTGGCGGTTACGGCGGCCAACAGAACAACGGCGGTGGGGGCTACGGCGGCCAACAGAACAACGGCGGTGGTGTCTACGGAAACCAACAGACTAACGGCGGAGTCTACGCAGACCAGGGCAACATGAAG GGGATGCCATACGGTTTCGACTACACGGTGAAGGACGACTATTCCGGGGCGGACTTCTCACAGACGGAGTCTTCTGACGGCAACGTAGTGACCGGGGAATACCGAGTCCAGCTACCGGACGGACGCCTCCAGATCGTCACCTACACCGCCGACCACGAGAAGGGCTTCATCGCCGACGTCAG ATACGAGGGAGAAGCACAGTACCCACAGGGAAATACCAACGGCGGAGGTTACTCTAACGGAGGCGGTAACGCAGGCGGCTACGGAGGTCAACAgtctggaggtggtggtagtggctacgGAGGTCAACAGTCTGGAGGCGGTGGTAGTGGCTACGGAGGTCAACAGTCTGGAGCCGGTGGTAGCGGCTACGGAGGTCAACAGTCTGGAGGCGGAGGTAGTGGCTACGGAGGTCAACAGTCTGGAGGCGGTGGTAGCGGCTACGGAGGTCAACAGTccggaggtggtggtagtggctacgGAGGTCAACAGTCTGGAGGCGGTGGTAGTGGCTACGGAGGTCAACAGTCTGGAGGCGGTGGTAGTGGCTACGGAGGTCAACAGTCcggaggcggtggtggtagtggctacgGAGGTCAACAGTCCGGAGGCGGTGGTAGCGGCTACGGAGGTCAACAAacaggaggcg GTGGTAGTGGCTACGGAGGTCAACAGTCcggaggcggtggtggtagtggctacgGAGGTCAACAGTCcggaggcggtggtggtagtggctacgGAGGTCAACAgtctggaggcggtggtggtagtggctacgGAGGTCAACAGTCcggaggcggtggtggtagtggctacgGAGGTCAACAGTCCGGAGGTGGTGGTAGCGGCTACGGCGGTGGTGGAAGCAGCAGACAGAAGCCCTCACAGACGTACGGAACACCCCGGCAACAGAGCCAGAGCTCTGGGTATGGCAGGAAGTAA
- the LOC139751026 gene encoding uncharacterized protein isoform X5 gives MNIQYLSVLLAATLTVASVAQGEKLSGGHSHGGGRGGGGGGGGGGGAGNRPGHGSGTPSQSYGLPQQGSSSGSFRKGGRGSGSAVGGSTSSYSSNSFSSGGGGGGGGSGSGASSSSSSFSSSSLSPPSQSYGLPQSPSSSPSQTYSSPSGSQTASQTHRRTQTGQTQTVSQTYATPQQTQTPSQTYGAPQSSRANQVPSQTYGTPQQPSQGYGQPQQQQPSQSYGTPRQQTPSQTYGAPQQQLQVPSQTYGTPQRPSQNNRTPQRPSQTYGTPQQQPQTPSQTYGTPQGPSQANRTPQRPSQTYGTPQRPSQNNRTPQRPSQTYGTPQQQPQTPSQTYGTPQQQPQTPSQTYGTPQRPSQNNRTPQRPSQTYGTPQRPSQNNRTPKRPSQTYGTPQRPSQTNARPKNPSQSYRAPQQQLQAPSQTYGTPQEPSQTYGTPQEPSQTYGAPQQQLQAPSQTYGTPQQPSQTYGTPQKPSQGYGTPQRNQNTGGRRQQNQNSGGYGKQQNTGGSSGYGGQQNNGGGGYGGQNTGGQRNNGGNHGGRQNNGGGGYGGQQNNGGGYGGQQNNGGGRYGEQQNNGGGGYGGQQNNGGGGYGGQQNNGGGVYGNQQTNGGVYADQGNMKGMPYGFDYTVKDDYSGADFSQTESSDGNVVTGEYRVQLPDGRLQIVTYTADHEKGFIADVRYEGEAQYPQGNTNGGGYSNGGGNAGGYGGQQSGGGGSGYGGQQSGGGGSGYGGQQSGAGGSGYGGQQSGGGGSGYGGQQSGGGGSGYGGQQSGGGGSGYGGQQSGGGGSGYGGQQSGGGGSGYGGQQSGGGGSGYGGQQSGGGGGSGYGGQQSGGGGGSGYGGQQSGGGGGSGYGGQQSGGGGGSGYGGQQSGGGGSGYGGGGSSRQKPSQTYGTPRQQSQSSGYGRK, from the exons ATGAATATCCAG TACCTCTCCGTTCTCCTGGCGGCGACGCTGACGGTGGCGTCCGTCGCGCAGGGGGAGAAGCTTTCCGGCGGTCACAGCCACGGAGGAGGgcgcggcggaggaggaggaggaggaggaggaggcggcgcaGGCAACAGACCTGGACACGGTTCAGGGACGCCTTCACAGAGCTACGGACTCCCACAGCAGGGCTCTTCCTCTGGGTCCTTCAGGAAGGGGGGCCGTGGGTCAGGCTCGGCGGTGGGAGGATCAACCAGTTCCTACAGCTCCAACTCCTtcagtagtggaggaggaggaggaggaggagggagtgggagtggtGCGAGCagtagctcctcctccttctcctcctcctctctcagccCCCCTAGTCAGTCATATGGCTTGCCTCAGTCCCCCTCCTCATCGCCGAGCCAGACCTACAGCAGCCCCTCTGGGTCCCAGACCGCTAGTcagacacacagacgaacacagaCAGGCCAGACACAGACCGTAAGTCAGACCTACGCTACTCCTCAACAGACACAGACTCCATCCCAAACATATGGCGCCCCCCAGTCCTCCAGAGCCAACCAG GTCCCGTCCCAGACTTACGGAACTCCCCAGCAACCGTCGCAAGGTTACggacagccacagcagcagcagccttcccAGAGTTACGGAACACCGCGACAGCAGACGCCTTCCCAGACCTACGGAGCTCCGCAGCAACAGCTACAAGTGCCTTCCCAGACCTACGGAACACCACAGAGACCTTCTCAGAACAACAGAACACCACAGAGGCCTTCCCAGACCTATGGAAcaccacagcaacaaccacaaacGCCTTCCCAGACCTACGGAACACCACAGGGGCCTTCCCAGGCCAATAGAACACCACAGAGGCCTTCCCAGACCTACGGAACACCACAGAGACCTTCTCAGAACAACAGAACACCACAGAGGCCTTCACAGACCTACGGAAcaccacagcaacaaccacaaacGCCTTCCCAGACCTACGGAAcaccacagcaacaaccacaaacGCCTTCCCAGACCTACGGAACACCACAGAGGCCTTCTCAGAATAACAGAACACCACAGAGGCCTTCACAGACCTACGGAACACCACAGAGGCCTTCTCAGAACAACAGAACACCAAAAAGGCCTTCCCAGACCTACGGAACACCACAGAGGCCCTCACAGACAAATGCACGACCAAAGAATCCTTCGCAGTCTTACAGAGCGCCACAGCAACAACTTCAAGCGCCTTCACAGACCTACGGAACACCACAGGAGCCTTCTCAGACCTACGGAACTCCTCAGGAGCCTTCACAGACCTACGGAGCACCACAGCAACAACTTCAAGCACCATCCCAGACCTACGGAACACCACAGCAGCCTTCACAGACTTACGGTACTCCACAGAAACCATCGCAGGGGTACGGAACCCCACAGCGCAATCAAAACACTGGCGGGAGACGACAACAGAATCAAAACAGTGGAGGTTACGGAAAGCAACAGAACACAGGTGGCAGCAGCGGCTATGGAGGACAACAGAACAACGGCGGTGGTGGCTACGGAGGACAAAACACCGGTGGACAACGGAACAACGGCGGCAACCACGGAGGCCGACAGAACAACGGCGGTGGTGGCTACGGAGGCCAACAAAATAACGGAGGTGGCTATGGAGGCCAGCAAAACAACGGCGGTGGTAGATATGGAGAGCAACAGAACAACGGAGGTGGCGGTTACGGCGGCCAACAGAACAACGGCGGTGGGGGCTACGGCGGCCAACAGAACAACGGCGGTGGTGTCTACGGAAACCAACAGACTAACGGCGGAGTCTACGCAGACCAGGGCAACATGAAG GGGATGCCATACGGTTTCGACTACACGGTGAAGGACGACTATTCCGGGGCGGACTTCTCACAGACGGAGTCTTCTGACGGCAACGTAGTGACCGGGGAATACCGAGTCCAGCTACCGGACGGACGCCTCCAGATCGTCACCTACACCGCCGACCACGAGAAGGGCTTCATCGCCGACGTCAG ATACGAGGGAGAAGCACAGTACCCACAGGGAAATACCAACGGCGGAGGTTACTCTAACGGAGGCGGTAACGCAGGCGGCTACGGAGGTCAACAgtctggaggtggtggtagtggctacgGAGGTCAACAGTCTGGAGGCGGTGGTAGTGGCTACGGAGGTCAACAGTCTGGAGCCGGTGGTAGCGGCTACGGAGGTCAACAGTCTGGAGGCGGAGGTAGTGGCTACGGAGGTCAACAGTCTGGAGGCGGTGGTAGCGGCTACGGAGGTCAACAGTccggaggtggtggtagtggctacgGAGGTCAACAGTCTGGAGGCGGTGGTAGTGGCTACGGAGGTCAACAGTCTGGAGGCGGTGGTAGTGGCTACGGAGGTCAACAGTCcggaggcg GTGGTAGTGGCTACGGAGGTCAACAGTCcggaggcggtggtggtagtggctacgGAGGTCAACAGTCcggaggcggtggtggtagtggctacgGAGGTCAACAgtctggaggcggtggtggtagtggctacgGAGGTCAACAGTCcggaggcggtggtggtagtggctacgGAGGTCAACAGTCCGGAGGTGGTGGTAGCGGCTACGGCGGTGGTGGAAGCAGCAGACAGAAGCCCTCACAGACGTACGGAACACCCCGGCAACAGAGCCAGAGCTCTGGGTATGGCAGGAAGTAA